The nucleotide sequence CTGAGCTCCAAATCTGTCAGGGGCTTTTGGTGGGATAGTAAATTCATGTGGCTtgactttttgtgtgtgtgtgtgtgtgtgtgtgtgtgtgtgtgtctcatgcATCTCTCTAGATCCACTTCAAAATGCTGCTCATCTTGCTTGGAGTGCTTATCTTGCACCTTATCATTCTCATTCTTCTCATTGTGTCAACAGCAGCCAGCGTAAGTTGTCTATAATTTTTTCCAGATCACTTTAAATTGTTCGGGATATAATGGAGTGCAGATTGTAGTTGCTTTACTGTTAAGCActtctgtgaagcactttgttaagtaaagtgctatatagataatgtttgtctttattattattattgtctgaTTATaaactgttattgttgttgtgtattATAGTTCCTAGGCTTGCACTGTGGATGCTGCAGCATATTTAAATggctctgtgttgttgtgtttaccAGACCTGGTCTGTAGGTGTTGGTGGCAGGAGCACAGATCTATGGTCCAATTGCAGGATAGCTAATGGAGGCTACCATTGCATCCAAGCCAGCAATGAAGGTTTGTGAGCATTCTTGAAAAAAGTATCACATATTGTGCCTTGAATATATACACAGTTGTGAAAAAGTGACGTGTGCATTAAGATTAATGCTCTGCATCATCTCTGTCTCACTTCTAGACTGGATCCAGGCAGTGCAGGCCCTCATGATCCTGTCCTTgctcttctgcttcttctccctcattgccTTTCTGTATCAGCTGTTCAGACTGGTCAAGGGCGGACGCTTCTTCTTCACCGCCATCTTCCAGATCTTGGCTAGTGAGTATGACTTCATCGCATGCTGGCGGGTCACACCCTGAGCAGATGCTGGTGCAGTTGTGATCTCATCTGCATTCGCTTCACGTTCTCCTCACTTTCCCTTcactctcccttttttttccccaggtCTGTTTGTGATGTGTGGGGCAATCATCTACACTGTGATGAGTCCGGATGATAGCACCTTACATTTCGGCTACGCTTACGTGCTGGCCTGGGTggctttccctctctgtctcatcaGTGGCCTCATTTATATCGTCCTGAGgaagaaagaatgagagaagGAGCAGAGCAGAAACGGAGAGGAGGGGTACTAAGAAGACCCCTTACCACAACATCGCACTGTGCCTACTGCCCACAGACCATAGACTGACATCCcaacaatacaacaaaagtGCATGTGTCACTAACTATTGTAAACACAAGAAGGAGACATTTATCACTGCTGGGgatcttttttttgtgtatttcgGAACCAATTATGTTGCCATCAGATGCTGAAAAATATCACACGTATCTGCTTTGTGAGTTTTAACAAAAGCCAAGTGTCACTACACATGATTCCTGTGGTGACAGAGTGtcttgaaaatgtgtttagaaATGTGTTGGTGACATGTTGACTTTTGTTGCATACTGGCATCCTACAGTGCTTCCACAAATACATCGAGTGTGATAACAAAGACGAGTAATCCTGCCTTGATTCAGTACAAAGATGTACATAGTGTCTGTGGTTTTTAGacatatttataacatttttacatacattttgtaCATAGTGTTGTCAAGTTAACATTGTCATGCTCCTTTACGTGATAGAGTTTGTGTCTCTCACAAATCATGCAGCTGTGCCAAAGAGATGTCGCTTCAACTGCCAGAGTATCAagctttttaaattgtttttttgagtgtcaAATGCTTTGGTCATTGTGCCTTAACTTAGAATATCTATGTTTTTCTTgaaggaaatgagaaaatctcagaaattaaaaaaataacaatgagaAGAATTAATTTTTGTCTGAATTATTACACTTGATAttccaaataaaaaaatgttgcattttgtaATCTAATTTTGAAAAAATGGTGCTTTTTATCTACTATTCTTGAAATGTATAGcccactttgtgtttgtgtatctacCCTGCAAGTGTGTCATGTCCTGTGATTAATTTGCTTTGTACAAACCCAAGTTTGCATTTTTGTCAGTATTCTTCTAAATAAACCTTTGGAAATTAATTATGTTTACTTGTTCATAATTATACATGTAGTTGTCACACCCCACAGTAACATGTTGACCTTACATTTCTTGTTCTGTAGTCTTAATCTGAACTCATGCTAggtgattttttaaatgaaattctgAGACTAACAAATGACAAAAGAGTGGAAGATTGATCATCAGTCACACATGGCTCCTTGTAGTAGCTTAAATGTACCACTTAGTGGCGCTGTGACACACAAAACACTCCCAAAATCCAGTCATACACCTGtggaaaatgtttgtaaaatatcTGTGCAGCACATTGTAGGGAAAAAGTAACTTGCACACAGTGACTTCAAATCAAATGATTTCGCAGCATTACTGCTGTATCCATTTATCATTATATAATCATTGATTTACTAGCATCCAAACTAAAAAAAGCTGTTAACAGACAAACTTTGATAGCACCACCTGGCTACAGTTTAAGGATATGTGTCTCCTTTATCAAGTGCTGGAAACTTGGCAGCAGGTACAGACATTATTGCAGCATAACAGCATAAAACAAAGAATACAGTTAAATGTGGTTCAggaaaaatgtctcaaaagcATTTCTgggaagaaaaggaaatgaaaaagtcTGACTGATATTTGGCTCATTGGCTACTACACAGTATTGTGGAGCTTCTCAGAGAAAACAGATGTTACTTTCACCAAACAGGTTTCCCTGACAGATTCCTCCCACATCTGACATTTATCAAATTGTTAACTCCCCATATTAAAGACATTTCTGATGTAGACACATGTTTTACTGCTTACTGAAATGATGATTTTGAATTTTGATTAGTGTTGGGCATTATAGCAATCCATGTAGAGCTCTGtgttatatattgtaaaataatTGGATACTGAATCTACCAAGGTGCAAGAATCACCATTAGATGTTAGTAGAAGAGGTATACATGTGTTcttgtatttgttgtatttctacAGGTCTACAAGGAGAAAAGGAGTCTATATCTTATCATTTAAATTGTGTTTCAACCCACATAAAGCAACTAAGTGGGTCAGTCAGTGGATGCTTGTAGAAAGAATATATTTTGAAATCCAATTGCTTGTAGTCCCACTAGGTGGTGACTGCAACACACTTATGTAGTCATTCATTTACTCCAGAGCCtttttgaagtttttaaaaaaaaaaaacatttctaagaAATAGCCAAAACTCTGTAGCTTGTTGTTTGATACATATGGTATAGAATATATTGCTGTTTCTCCATTCTGAGGAAGACACATTTTCCCCACTCTGCTTCCTGTTTAAACATATACAATAGCGGAGTAACACGACACTAATCTTCCCTCATGCTCCCTCTCAGAAGTTGGCACCACAGTGGATTATTGAAATAGGATTCTGCCTTTGATCAAATGGAGTTTAGAGATGTCTTATACACAGGATGTTTAATGGCAAAATGATGGCTGAGCTGTCTGACAGCCATTTTGACCAGAATAAGTATGCTCaatctgtgctgtgctgtgataCTTTTGTCATTAGCAGTGACAAAAGAAATGATGGGCGCTCTTTTCAGAAAGTgagattttacaaaaaaatgttctttggCTTTGGCTACATGATATTAATCAGAGCATCTCCAGACATTTCCACAGATGACACCAGCAGCCATGGAAGACAAacaccagctttttttttagctgccTACCAGACTCCAAGGTGCAATTACTATTAGTTCACATACTAGCTAACACCATCTGTGCACACACTCCTATGCACACGTACACTCCTGCTGTATGTCATGCAGGCAAACAGaattcaccacacacacacacacatgcatcacaCCATATGCATCTATGTGCATTTTACACAACTGATCAACATCATGCAGAACATGTACACAAACGACTACATCTCATTCTTAGGTTTGTTGGTTAAACGAGCTCTTGCTAACTTCATCAGTCCTGACACAAAAGAGAGGCCAGTTCATGCTGCTCTGGTAAAAGTCCCTGGGCATACAGATAACATATTGGGGATGTCAAGAAAACTCTGGAGGCCTATAATGGCCTCACAGCTCCATTTCAAACCTGGTTAACCTTAAGGGTTATTTATCACTGGGAGGGTCACTGGGGGGCACTTAGTATTTACTGCAGGACATGCAGAACGGGGGAGAGGGGTCTGAGAGGAAGCCACCTTCATCACCATCAACTGCGTGCTTACTTTGGTGGCTGTAAACATATGTCAACACTGTATAACTACTTGATAAAGACCAgaatatttcactgaaatctCACCTTTGCATTAAACTGTTGCAAAACAGCCATGGACATTTACATGTTGGCAGCCAAATGCTTACTTGGTATCCCAGGAATGCATCAGGATCATTTCCATAAGTTTACGGTTGGGTAGTAATGGTCGTGAAGCAGCGTATTCAATGGGCCAGAGCCAGCTGATGGGTCCCCTGAATGGGACATGTGAGGACTTCAGAGAAGGCTGAagccctcctctctttttctctttagaTTTGTTGCCTTTTTTATCCAGAGTGTCTGTCTCCCGGAACAAACCCCGGAGCCTTCAGATGTAGTTAAACGATAGAGAAAATGGGCAAGCCCAGTTTATTCAAAGCTGATTTCATCACGCCCATAAATCTCTGAGAAATCAAAGCCCATCTTATACCCTCCCCTCTCCACTCCCTTTGTCTTGCTAATACACATTAGAGTGCGGCTGGCTGCCCACTTTGACGGCAGCCCGGACAGGATCTGGGTAAAGTTGCAGATGTGGAACCTGGAGGCACCTTTGACCCATGACCCCTGCCGTTAAATCCTGCCACTAGCGTCTGCCTCAGACCCCTGTCTTGCACAGGAATCTCCCAGCTCTATTTCCTGCCTTAAACTACCTAAAACTCTcagggagagatggagataTATAGGATGAAGATTTCAAGGGGAGGAGAGACAACAAAACTTGTTTCTACTCTTCATACAAATATGTTACTACACATATAGGCACCTAAAAGCACATGGCCATAAATGTGCATAACTGCATATATGcatccacacacccacacacaactAACCTACAattacacatatacagtacagaaatACATTCTACTTTAATTATGAGTGTGAATAAAATCCCGCAAACACTAAATCACCCATCCTTCATGCTCTTTATAGAATATTTCACAGCAAAGCAcagatgtgaaatgttttcctaCAGGAGCAACACAGCCAGAAGTTTTCATATTGTGCCAACTATAGAACACAAAACTCCAACATTGCATATGGacgttaaaaaaataatgtattttaagtgcagtttttgattaaaattttaaaagcaGGGACACGATGTGTATTCATTCGTCCCAAGTGACCCTGAATAATATTTGATTCAAAACATTGGTCCTGTAACTTGAGACTTAATTAAAACAGTATGTCGTTAATAATTCAGTGCCAGCAGCAAGATTCAACCAGTCATAATTGTTGAGTAAGAAGAGAGGTAGTTGCAcggaaaaaagaggagaaaaaatcaattattcactgctatttttacacacattaaaTCTGGTTATGTAAATATCAGAGAGGAATCCGGGAAGCGGTGCTAACATTTGGTGCCTCAGTATGGTGTTTCCCTccatatttctgtgtgtgtgtgcctgtccttctgtcacacacacacacacacacatagacctACACCTCATACACATACTTAAGACACACTTAAAAGCTGTGTGGCCACTAGCCAGCAACAAAGACCTTCTAATCCAGTGCTGGTGGCTAACAAGGGTTTCTATACTGGTGTGACAAGGCTACTGAGGCAAACATTTCTCCTTTAATTATACAGCAGTGACTCGGAGAGTGTCTTGCTTCTCTCTGGTGTTTCAGGCCTGAACTGAGATCCTCCAAATTAGAGAGCAGTGTGACAGTACCGAGATGCATCACTGTGGGGAAACAAGGAAGAGCAGTTACACGGTTGCTGATCCATTTATGGGCTTCAAATACGCTTTCCACATTTGAGTTGGAGATGAAAATATGCAGATAATTTGAGAGAGCTTGTGAGAGCttgcacacacaggcacatgaGGATAATTACACACAAAGGGGcacaaaaatgatttgaaaacaTGATACAGTTGAGTGCAAAGGGAAGCCATCCTTGTCACACATAAATGGCAATAATCCCACAATGAAGATATTACatatatttgatcatttcatcCATGAATATGAGAGTATGTCTTTGCTATGACATGAGTGTCATATTAAGCGCCAGGCAAGTGCTCGGTGGTTCACAGTTAGGAAGATTCAGAAGGTGACAGTAGAGAGAGAAATCCCCCCTGTAGAGTActtcaaaaattatttttgcatttagaTGCATCTGCTGCATGTAAATCATACTATGCAAACCAATTTAAACAAACGAACACATTTTGGCACATTCAGTTGTGAATAAAATACATTGGCATCTTGTGAATATCTGCATTTTCATATATAAATGCATACATAGTTAGTATATCCAATTACAACCACTCATCAGTCAGTAAGCTAAATAGGCCTGAGTGGTGGATGTGATATCTGCTGGCAGATCAAATGAAGGATGGCGGTCGTGGCCCAATCCGGGGTCAAACTGAAGTAGCCATATTATTTCAACCTCACTGACCCTGGCCAGTGGCCCCAGTTTTCCCCAGTGGATTTGAGACTGGATGGGGAGTTGAGACCGGCTGAGCTGTAGGTGTTTAGAGTGGgtgtctttgtttgtcttcCCAGCCTGGACGCCTTTCTCTGATGACTGATGATCAGAGTCCTGGTGGCCACTCAGGTCTCAAATAAGGGAAGCTAGAATTACACCCTTAGCAAACACTGCCCAAAGTTCAGAAAAAAGAGGTGAGATGGTTGCATACACCAGCTCAAAGCtttacatccacacacacatacacacacacttacacaccaGGTAAGTCTGTTTGCTAGTTCCCCAACATTAGCTATCAGCTCAAACAGACAGCCAGAGTTTATGCCAGGATACCTTTCTTATCTGACTCTGAGGCTATTCTGGCGGGTTGCTTCCTCAGCAGTAAAATGTGGATCGCCTGCATCCACTGATTGGATGTAATAGTCTGTTTcgtccctctttctcttcatcctcaAATCACTACAAGCTAGGTTAACCATAAACCAATCTATCCTCATTTGTCATTAACTGAAAAACGGCTGAGTCTTGTGGCATGAGAGTCCAAAggtttgtttgattattttttatttatttattcttataaAAAGCAGGTTTGCCGTTGCTATGGTGCAGCTGCAAATTTGTTAATGGGCAAGTCCACTTATGACATTAAGACTCAGCCCATGAGCTACACGCTTTGTTATTATATGTTTCAATtgcgtatgtgtgttttatctgcTCTTAAAGTGACTGACAGAGATTTTTATACAAACGATTGAGTATAACAGCTAAAATGGCATTCTAATAATGTTTAGAAGCTATAAAGACTATGTTCCTCTCCATTGGAGCAAATTGTGTCCTCATTTTGATGAGATCTAAAGTGGCAAAAAGATTATTTCCCATCTGCAAATTTAAGTCTAAGGACGTATGAGTAAGAATTCCCTATTAAGGCTTTAAAGAGTGTTGATGTAATAGAGACTTGGCAATGTAAGCAGcacaaaaaaacccttttaaaGCTGCTGGCATAAACCTAGGAACCCAAGTTGTAAGCAGCCAGTCTAAATCTCGTTATCCCGTTGTTAACCCTGTCAGTGAGAATGTTCAGACACCTAAACATTAAGACAGAGAGCAAGACAGAGGGGGAAAAATCCATGCCCTGAGCACAGATTCCTGGTTCAGACGGGGTTAACAGGTTCCCCTAAATGTCTGCGTTGTGCAAATATTGACAGTGACTTCATTGTCATCTCATCTAATGACCTGGTCCATGTCTGATCTCTCCTCCGGTCACATTGCCTACAGCCTAAAGAGCCCCAAACAGCTGCTCTGCGATCACTTACTTCTGCCCTGAGTAAACCCAGACCAGTCTGGATATGCTAACCCTCATCACTAATGATCAACCAGAATTCCCACTGCATAAATGGAAGTTTTAGGGTTATATGTCAGATTGAAGTCTGAATGGATGCTTATTTTAATTACCCATCATGCATCGTCTtgaaaacaatctgagaagCAACTTAAATGAGAAATGTGCAACAAAATCTTTTGCTATTAAATCGATAATGATATTACTGTGGCTGGGGAGGTACATTATTTAATTATCTGAATAATATAATCTCAATTCTGCTACATTATTGAATAACATGTctaattttaaatattgtagCAAGTTAACATGAAAGATAATTTAATCAGTCTCACATTTCACATAACAATTAGAATGCATCATCAAAGTAATTCAAATTTAAGTAAGTTTATAATACCCCACTTGCACACAGAGAAATTATTTGCCGAAAGCTGCTGCTTTGCCCCGGAGAAGTGTCTTTCTGCCTCTTtggaaaacaacacattttctatTATACAGCGCATGTCAAAATAACAGTTCTGAGACAAGCTAGGTTAATTCAAACGTGTCTAAAGTGCCTCTTATTCAATTCCTCATTGATGGTGTCAGGCAGAGAACCTGCCCCAGGCCCACACAAGGCTGTGAACCctataaatgtgttttggaaAAGAATGAACTGGTGAGTGAATTGTGGTTAGAAAACACTTAAACACTTTTCAACAAAACATGCCTCTCCCAAAAACAGGCGCACCCTCCACACAGCTGGCATGTACCTCATAACTACCTGGCATTATCATCACTGACTCGGTACTGATATGGCTTGTAAATGAATTCTCTGCAgctataaacatttattgtttataaaagcatgaaaatatAGAGATAGAAATTGACTGCATTATATTGAGGACATGCATATAATCAAAAATACTATCCTGCAAACAAAACTGTGGTAACCTTGACTGCTCGTTCTTCAGAAATGTGAGCCTTCAAAGGGAATTCGCATTCTTTAGATATCTTACGAAGCCTCAAGTGGCAGCAGCAAACAATGGTGATCATTAGCCATGTCATAAAAGAGCATCAACTAATGAGCCAGTTAACCTTTCAACCTGCAGACACAGGGCTCCTGATTGGCCAGTGAAGTCAAGCATGAAGTCTTGTGTCATCTCCATCACACCAGGATACGTGATGGTTCTGTGGATAATcatctgtcttgttttgttaaGTCTACATTTAGGACAATACATACACATGACACAAACATTTAATCCCCAATGAGAACATAATATCAGGAACAAGAATGTGTCATTCAGCAAGATACTGAAGCTCAAATTGCTCTAGATggctgccatcagtgtatgagtgtgtgcgtgtgaaagTGAGCATTAGAgatattgtaaagcactttggataaaaagtgctatatcgctcctgatgagcaggttgacACCTTGCaagcagcctctgccatcagtgtgtgaatgtatgtgtgaatgggtgaatgttggcatgtgttgtaGAGCACTTCAAGTGTAGACTAAaaaagcactatataaatgcagtccatttaccataatATACAGAGAAATAGTTTTATATTGTCTGATAACAAAAAACTTTGACCCTCAGAATTCTTTCTGAAGTATTGAAACATTTTCTTGGTTGGATCATTTCCTTTTCAGCTGGTAACAAAAAACGATGGCTGTCCTTGATCCTCGACCCTTTTACTGGCTACATTTGAAAGAAGCACAACCTGCGTAACTTCTATCGATCCATTCAAGAAAAATAAGTCTATCTCTGAATGTTCTCAGTGCAGTGCAAATATATATGACCCCATGCCTACATTCATATGTACCTTTAATGACTTCCATTAACCATTGTTACTTAAAACACCAGAGTATATATCTATttgctaaataaaataatataagagcacaaagtgaaaaaacataTGTGAACCATGCTGTCATATATACAGTAGCTCTAGTAGATATCCTGCTGTCTTTGACAGAAGTAACACATGCTTTTACAGCTCCATTGGCACGCGCTGTAATGAGACTTTTCCATATATGGCTGTCAAGGTGTCAAGAAGACTTTTGACAGCTCCAAAGTTCACAGCATATTTGCTGTGTCGAGTTCACTCCCCACCCTTTGACATGACCGGTGGTAGAGCAAATATCAATGCTGAACTTCTGGATCATAAAAAGCAGGATTCATCATAGAAAGCTCTGGATTAGCCAGGGGTAAGATAAGGATTTGTTTGCTGTAAAGCCCAGGTGGAGCACAGCAGTCAAGTACTGACTTGATACGGCTTCAAAGCTGTATATCATCCTGATGACGCATAACAACAGGTAAGCAGTTAATAAGTCATATAAATTAATAAGTTAATAAGGGATCATAtgacacacttacacacaaaaacGTTTCTGCAAACAGGGCAGGATGAAGtgtaaaatataatgtgaaGATTGGCCTCagttacagtatacagtatgtgttgaaTAACTCCCTATACAACTCAGCACAGTAAACACTGATGAGAGCAATCATTTCTCTCTCCAGTGCCACATTAATCAGAAAGGTCCATTGATTCCCAGACTGTGATAGGAGGACTATGCAAGGACAGGACTATATGTCACACGTTCATACCTCTGCCCCCTATTTCCCATGGGCACAACAAGCATCATAAATTTGATTCACCCATAAAACTCTGCCCTCAACTAAGGCAAACATTTAGAGGTAAACACAGGCAAGAACACATACCTTTCTGCACAGTCTGGTTAGCCTTTTAAAACTTATCTCTTTATCAGGACTATTATAAATATGAGTTGAACATGGACTTATAAAGTTTCTcataaatgttacaattaaaaacaagcagtgtATGTGTTAGCTGTactataaacacaaatacactaaGCTCATTTTatgtccagtgtgtgtgtggatttacAAGGGGCTGGACTAGCCTCATGTTCAGTCTGTAAGGGTTCACTGGTTTTCATCAACCACTTCTTAAAATGAGTGGTGAGTAGAGCTGACCAACTCTGGCAGCTGTGGCTCACCATACTCTGTCTGATCTTGGTGCAGCTTGCTCAAAACTCTAAGATGTCACAGGATGCTTATTGTGGGCTACATGAAGATGACATGGTAACATGTGCACCAGAAATTTGAATTGTCAAAACCATTGGCGATCAAATCAAAAATCTAATCAAATTTGACTGTTAAAAGAAATGTCCTACACGGAGCCATTGGGTTTTGAAATGGTTAGTTTTTgggcttccttttttttttactttgtttggTGGGTGATGGGGGGCacggggagagggagaggaatgTAGTGTGCAGCCGTGGTCTCCCGGCCGGGAGTCGGGCCATggatgttgtggttatgtggtatGTGCCTtaaccattattattattatacccAAAACAGGAGACTGATATCGCTATGCCCCTACTTTAACCAAAATAACTTACCCTAACCTCAACCAAAGTAACTTTACCTTATCTTAACCCCCCCAAAAACAAAGTAGGTATTACAGCAATCGGAGAAATTAACAAAACCACTGTGgttttacaataaaatacagcattaattctcaaatatgaaaaattgTGCTTGTTGTAGAAAATCATACAACTTCCCATGATAATACATTGCATGAATTCATGATCCAAACCCCATACAATTTCTGACATGATGTACTGTGTGAACCTCAGGCTGTTGCTGAACTTTGACTTAGATTTGTGTTAGGTGCTGGAATAATAAGCAGTGAGTAGcaaggaggaggatgagggcaATGCAGCCATGTCAGCTATTATACTGCCTTCAATTTAAATTAAGAAAACGATGGTGTGCACTTGCTTCCTGTCTTAAGAAGCTTTTTGAAAGATTAATTGCTTCAGACCAGGCTCATACAATGTAGGTCAGATATTGAGCTTTATTTTAGTCTGTTCATTATttgcaggaggagaggaaagagggagcagaggaaaagaggagagagaaagccCTTTGAAAGGAGCAAAGTGCCTCTGAACTTTCTGAGCTGCAGTCATGCTGTCTCTGGGTGGAAGTTGAGTTCCTGATGAGCTAAAAGCGATTTTTCAAAGTTCGTAGAGCATGAAGCCATCTTTAAAGCTGACAGGTCTTTGATCCTACGGTTTGCCATGATTTGTTTCTGATTAATGTGGAATTTGGTCCTTTCATTCATGTGGACACATCCCCtcctgttaaaacacacacacacacacacacacacacacacacacacacacacacacacatacacaaacacacacacacacacacacacacacacacacacacacacacacacacacacacacacacatgcacatacatatgCATTCACCCTTAGCTCTAACTCATCCTTAGCTtcaacacagtcacacagcacTGACAGACCAAATGAGAGAGAAGCCAACACACAGCTGACTCCAAAAAAACTGCATCCCAGCACTGGTGGGAACACAGCCTGTTTTCCTCTGGTTTAACTTGCTTGGAGaacaaggaaagaaaaatgtcacCAGACAAAATGTAATAGAATAAAAAACACAGGGAAAAATTTGCAAAACAACAGATTATTGACTATTATACTACTGAAAAGTGGTTTCACTGAGAATTTACTGCTTAGTGTATAAAATACTGCAGTTAAAGCCAGGCCACAGTAAACAGAGGATTTTCCAGGTGGAATATTagaaacattacatttcattttatttgcctTTAGATATAAAATACATGCTCGTAGGGCCAGGAGGAAATAAGAATGTCAACACCTCTTCTTTAACAAGGCTGTTGAACTTCATGCCCTCTCTGTCTCAGTTTTATAGAagagagaacttattttaacacATCATTCCTGATCACGACCTGCCAGTggcatccatccatccattttcaaTCTACTTGCCCTGGTCAgggtgaaaatgacaaaaaaaagcaagcagAGCAGCCTGAAAGTCCTTTTTATTAGCAACTTCTTCCACTTGCTCCCAGAGATTCATAAACCCCCAGCTGGCTTGGAATCCTGTCTGCCTGAGGTGGCCGTGCCAACAACATCTTCAGAGTGAGGTATCTAGGTGTCAATACCACCTCATTTGGCTACTTTTAGTGTGAAGGCAAAGAAGGAGCACTCACTCCATCATGTAGAGTGAGAACAGCTATCCTGCAGAGAAACCTCATCTCAGCCAGTTGATCCTATTCTTTCAATCACAACCCAAAGCTTGTGAACATAAGTGATTGTTAAAGATGAAGGCTGAGCGGTAAATTAAGAGCATTGTATTATAGCTTGGCTCTccattacaaatcacaaattGATACAAAGCTGTTGGCACAATGTCTGAGAGTCTTATAAAACTCTTTTGAATGAGTAAATCAGCAAAGTTAACTTAcaatgaggaaataaaaactattatGAGTAATAAGTCATAAAAAATAGCCACATGCAGCCTTTTCTGTCTATAATGTAGTCGTGGCAATGATAATAGTAATGGTATCAGAAGAAATAATAATGCAGAAATAATTGAATTAGTCTGCCCTGTCTCTCCTAATATAGAGCATGTCGCAGTTCCCTGAGCCATGGGTCACTGGTTGGTGGTTGGTGCTTTACCAAGTGACCAGAGAGGGATGCAAAGTGTTTGAAGCTAATTAGTGGATGTAG is from Thunnus maccoyii chromosome 18, fThuMac1.1, whole genome shotgun sequence and encodes:
- the LOC121884146 gene encoding peripheral myelin protein 22-like, whose translation is MLLILLGVLILHLIILILLIVSTAASTWSVGVGGRSTDLWSNCRIANGGYHCIQASNEDWIQAVQALMILSLLFCFFSLIAFLYQLFRLVKGGRFFFTAIFQILASLFVMCGAIIYTVMSPDDSTLHFGYAYVLAWVAFPLCLISGLIYIVLRKKE